In the genome of Halobacteriovorax sp. DA5, the window ACTGAATATGGTGAGAAGTTTAAGTTCTCTCTCTTTGATGTTCTTGAATTAATTGAAGGTAATTATTCGAGAAGAATTGGAGAGGTTGAGCTTGAAAGAATTCAGTCTACTCTTGAGAATATGCACAACAAATTAAGTAATGTTGAAAGGCAAACTCTAGAGTCGAGAATTCAACTCAACCTATCTCTCGATTTTTAAGAAGTTTAAGCTACTTTAACTACAACTGAACCTTGAGTTGCCGGCCAAAATTTATAGCCGCCGGAAACGTTATTTACGTTAAAGAAACCTTTCTTTACTAGCTTTTCGCATGCTTGTATTGATTTAAGTCCATCCTCACTAATCACTAGGATAGGTGTTGTCTTATTTGTAATCTCAACATAGCGGTGATCGAGTTCTTCATACGGAATATGAATAGCACCTTCAAGCTTTACAGGTTTTTCATAATCCTTAGGTGTGATATCTAAAATAATATAATCCATATCCTTATCTTCGTAGACATCAAATGCTTTGCGAGGAGAAAGGTCATTATATGGAAGTCCCATTAAGATCATATTATCATCGATGAATTCACCATTTTTTACGCGAATTAAATGATTTCTTTGAAGTGAAACAGAGAAGTCGACCTTTTCGTCAATCTTAGCAAGGTTGCGTTCAATATTAGTTAGTCTAGTATTGATAAAATCTAGCATTTGAAAATATTTTAAATCCACGAAAATCCTCCTCGTTCCAATTTCTTATCGGCCAAATAAAAAGTGGAATGAAGGACTGTACCCTTATTTAGAAGAGAGGGTAAAAATTTCCGTAATAGATATTCCCAGTAATAACCGTTGTTAAGAAGCATGAAGTGAAGAGAATTGCACCTTCATAAATACCATAACCAAGTTCAACACTAAGGTTTGAATCGTCAGTATCATCCTTCTTAAGCTGTAGATCATCTTGAATTGAGAAGACCCAAATAAGGCCTTTACGAATAATTGGAATGATAATAATAGAGAGTAGGATTTTTAAAATAACTTGAATCGTGTACCACTTAATATCTTGCAGAGAGTGATCAAGTGATGATGAAATAATCGTACAAAGCCCTAAAATAAATCCCATGTATGAGATGGCAACCGCCAAGCTTTTTTGCACAAGTAGTCTATTAAAAGAGAGCTTTGAAATAATCTGAAATGTCTTTGAACAGAATCCAATGAGAACCACAGCAAAGAGCCATAGAAAAAGCGTCATAATAAGAGAACTATTTGAAACCTTAATAACAGTTTTTAAAATATAGGCCAAAGAAATTGAGTGAGAAAAACATATAATAGCGTAAGCATAGTTTTTACGACGTAAAATTTCATCAGCATATTCAAAGTTATAAAGAACAATACTTTCTAAAATATACAGTGAAGCTAGGTAGAGTGCGATTACCATTATCGACTCTAAAAATAATTGTCCAAGTGCAAAATACATTCCATCTGAAACATTTATTACAATATTCGAATAAATTATTCCGATTCCAATAATTCTTCCAAATAGGTGAATTGTATCAGTGGAGTTTTTTGATGGAGAGAATTTCTTTAGAATTTGATGTTTAATTGATGGAAAGAGAATTAAATGAGCTTGCTTATAAATATAAATAATAAAGCAAATAATTAGTGCAAAAATAATTCGAATAATTAATTTATCGTATAACTCATTCATTCTTTTGTTCCCACTTAGGTAAACTTGTATATTTCTTAAGTATGTCTTTTAGTGTTGTTTTATTTTCACTTTTTTTCTTGAACGCATAGTGTGCCGTAGTCACTGTTCCGTTTGTCCCAAATTCATTGTTTAGGCCATAGAAAGGAGAGCTTGCCTTTTCTAAGACAATCATTCTGCGATAAAAGTCATATGTTGGAGTAAATTCACCCCAGTGAAAGATTTGAGGAAAGTTTTTGTAGGTGCGGTGAAAGCGCCATACTTTTTGTCCTGAATCAGATGTTCTCCATGTTCCATAAGCAGGGGAGCCGATATAGATTGAACCCGGAGGCATTGGGACTGTTGAGCTTTCATCATTTTCATATCTTCTAAATAAAGACATCCCAATATTATTTTGATTCTCCAAGAAGAACTCTCGAGAAATCCTGACGTTAATTCTTTGGGGTGCTTTGAAGGCATGAATGATTTGGTATCGATGGTGATAAGTCTTAATCAGAGCACCAGTAGAAAATTCTCTTTCAAGAATAACTGAAATTGGTGAGCCCTTAAATATATTTGCATACGCATTCGCATTAGGAACAAATATTGTTCTCTTCTCAGACGGAGAAAAACTCTTCGATATACCGAGATAAAGCAAAATTAATAGCACATAAAGTGAAAACTTATTCATATCTATTTATTATAGACGGGCCCCATGAGGCTAGTCCAAAGATTCAAAGATTAATTTGAAGAAATAATTTTATTAATTTCTGCTAAATTCTCTTTGCTTAGTTTGTCCATGTCACAATGAAGTCTATTAATTGCGTGAGACTTCGAAAATTTATGGAATAGATCAGTTGCTTCGTTAATATCGAAGTATTCAGTCATTCCACCCATTTTTGAATTCCTTACAACTTTCATCGTGTATTGCCCCTTGTCCTTTGGTCTATCTGCTGCATAATACTTAGATAAACGTCCAGTTGAAGATGAGCGAATAACTTCCAGATTGATAGACTCTAGATAGGCTTGAACCTTCTCAAGAGTTGCCAATTGTGAAGAGTTGAAAGATTCAAAAATCTTTTCAGGCGTTTGATTGTTAACAATGGCCTTTGCGTAAGGATTATTTGAGTGTCTTAAAATCTTCATAAGGTGATAATCGTCGTGCTCAATATATTTTTCAATATCTGCCGGGATTAAATATTCATATGGAGAAGTTTTAAAATAGCGTTGTAAAAGTTTTTCAAGGCAAACTGCACGGTAGTGGAAGTAAACCATGATGAACATGTGGTAGCGACTTAGTAGGAAGTCATCAAAAGTAATAACTGCTCTTTCTGAAATACCAAGTGTAGCTTGGCCATCAATAATTGCAGGCTCAAGATTATCAAGAAGCCAGTCAAGATCGTAAGAACCATAACTAACTCCGCAGAAGTAACTATCTCTTAGAAGGTAGTCCATGCGGTCGCAGTCAAGTTCACTTGAAACTAATTGATGGAGAAGAGGGAAGTAGCTAATTCCATCGATTTTAAAATAATCGTGATCACTAGTTTCACCGCGAATTAAATCAGCAATATACTTTCTTTCAACTCCAAAGACTCTTTCAACTTCTTTTAGGCTATGAGCAAGGGAGCTATCTGCGATAGCTTTGATTGTATAATCTTCGTGAGTCGCTTGACGCTCACTATTTTTATCGCGATCAAGAAGATACTCTTGAGGAATTTTAAGATCAGTAAGCTTTGGCATTACGACTTCTGTCGAGTGACTTAAGGGCGCGTGGCCAATGTCATGCAGAAGGCAGGCAAGCTTGAAAGTTTCTTTAATCCTTAAGTGTTCTTTTGTGATGATTTGATTTTTGAAGAGACGGTCAAATGCCATTTCTCCAACTTTCATTACACCGATCGAGTGGATGAGGCGAGTATGAGTGGCACCTGGGAAAATATATTCAGAAAATCCAAGTTGCTTAATATTGCGAAGACGTTGGAAAAAGTCCGCGCGAATGATTGGCTCTTCTTCTTTAAGAATATGAATTGATCCGTGGACCGGGTCTCTTACTTCCATTAAAAATTCCTCAAAAATTAATTAATCTTATCTTTATTCGCAATCAGCCAATTAATGATATCTTGAGATTCGAACATCGGCTTATCATCGATATAGAGACATGGTACAGTTCTTCGTCCTGTAGTATTAATATGCCTTTCTAGGGCCGATGTGTCATTCATTATATCGCAATAAGTTAACTTAATCCCTAATTGATCAATAACATCCATAACGCGATGGCAAAATGGGCAGCCTGTATAGTAAAAAAATTCTAGTTTCATAATTTCGTTCCAAATAGAAAAAGCGGCAAAAGCCGCTTTTCTTATATTTATATTCGATATCAATAGATTTTAGTAAAAATCGTCCTCGTCTTCTTCCTCAGATGAGTCAAGGCCAAGTGCATATCTCTCATCTTCGTCAAGTTCTTCAGTAGAGATTTCTTCTTCTGGTGAGTCAAATGCATCGTTGTATCCCCAGCCAAAGCTAAGGTCATCTTTCTCATCTTGCTCATCATCAGGATTATACTCTTCTTGTAGGTTTGGTCCTGGCTCGTTGTAATCTTCCGCAGCTTCAAGTCCTACACTATCTTCAGTCTCTTCGATCGTTTCAAGCTTTGACTGTTCTGCCACTGCAAGCTTATCTTCTAATTCATATTCTTTTAGAGAGTCTGCTAATTGAGAATCAAGAGCATCTTTGTGCTTCTCTTTGTATTTTGCAATTGCTTCTTCGCGAGAAAGACCTTTGTTATCGGCAGATTTTTTTACAGTTTTCTTAGCGACTGTTTTGGCCGTTTTTGGAGCGGCTTTCTTTGTCGTTTTCTTTGCAGCTTTTTTTGCAACTTTCTTTGTTGCTTTCTTTGCAACTTTTTTTGCAACTTTCTTTGTTGCTTTCTTTGCTGTTTTTTTGGCTACTTTCTTTGCTGCTTTCTTTGTCGCTTTTTTAGCCGCTTTTTTTGCAACTTTCTTTGTTGCCTTCTTTGCAGTTTTTTTAGCTACTTTTTTTGCAACTTTCTTCGTTGCCTTCTTTGCAGTTTTTTTAGCTACTTTTTTTGCAACTTTCTTCGTTGCTTTCTTTGCAGCTTTTTTTGCAACTTTTTTTGCAACTTTCTTTGTTGCTTTCTTTGCAGTTTTTTTGGCTACTTTTTTTGCAGCTTTCTTAGTTGTTTTTTTAGTTACTTTCTTTGCCGCTTTCTTTGTTGCTTTTTTTGCAACTTTCTTCGTTGCTTTCTTTGCAGTTTTTTTGGCTACTTTTTTAGTTGCTTTCTTTGCAGTCTTTTTGGCTACTTTCTTCTTTGCCATATATACCTCGCGAAAAAGTTATAAATCGTCCTTAGTATATAAAAGAAATTAAAAATTTCGCAAGTTCTTTTTTATTTATAATGGCCCATTTAGGGCCATTTTAAAGGGGACTTGGTTAATTTAAGTAAAGTGATTAGAAGTATAAATTCGAACCAAATTCTTGCAGTTCAGTTCTTGGCAATGGGTTAGAAATGACATCTCCCGTGGCCTTAACATCTTCAGGGCTTCTTGGAGTTTCACCTTCTGGCGAGAAGCCTGCTTGAAACTCCATGTAATTTGATTCATTCTTCGCGTAACCTGACGCAGTATCTGTAATCGATGTTAGGCTAATAAGCTTTGTTGAATAGGCGTTACGGCGATGATTCTTATTTTTACTGGTGAATGGATTTACTGAACGTCCATTATTTTCCCCGCCATAATCTTTCCCAGGAGCATATGCCGTCCTTAGGGAGTTATTATTTAGTGACGGTGAAGGAGGGTTCGCTTCATTGTTCTGGCGGTAAGTCGTAATGTAGTAGAGGTTAGACTGTGTTTGTTGAGCCTTAGTGTTAATATACGTCTTTACGGCCCCTAATAGTGGGATCGTTTCACAGTTGTCTGGCTTTGCTTCTTCATCCTTTCCTAGAATGAAGTAAGTGAAGCGTGAGGCAATACTTTGTTTTTGGCACTGCGGAATCGGGAGGGCAACAGTAGTCGTTGTTGGGTCGCCATCAACATCTGGATCAAAGATTGCCTTTGAGGCTTCAATATAGGCCGTAGGATCTTGAGCACTAGTATTTCTTACTTTCGTTGCATAGAAATCCAGGGCCTTGCGATAAACGATAACAGCATCACTTAGAGTATCAATATAATCAGTTAGAACACCAGTCAGGGCCTCCCTGTCCTTATAAAGTAAAGTAGAGTGGAAGAGTGGTGCAAAGTAACCAATAGTTTTGGCCGCTGGATCAATATAGCGCACTGATGGAAAGTGATCGGCCGTCATATCTGTTTCTAAGCTGTTAACTGTTGGAACTAAGTAATTGAGAACATCATAATTTGTCGGAGCACGAACATTTTGAAAAGCTTCGATAAGATTTTGTGCTGTCACCCCGGCCTGATTTACCGTGTAGTTCGGAATATTTGCCCTTAAATCAACAAATTGCTTTGTTGTGAAAAGCCCTGCTTTCTCGCCAGTGATATTACTTGGGTTAGGATTGTAGGCAAGGGTTGGAAGGTCTGATTCCGAAGTCGTTTGCGAATTCAAATTATAGATCATATTCGGTATCGTAAATTTCACATCAACATTTGATGGAATCCCACCAATTGCAGCAGTTGTGTCAGCAGCATCTAGAAAAAAGTCTGAGGTTGCCGGTAGTGGTAGGCCCTGAATTTTTACACCATCAGTAGGGTCATCTGTTGTTCTTGGGTCACCAGTTGTTGTAAAGCCCATAATGAAGTTAGCACTTCTTGAACCAGAGGCATTTGCAATACGCGCTGAATTTGAACTCGATTCAGCATAATCTTTTCCAACTGTTGGTGAAACGAGGGCCGGCCCAATACGGCCACCAAAAGGCTTTGCTGCCGCATATGCTGCCATATCGATAAAGCCATTATTTTCTAGGAACGAAAATGGATTAAGTAAACCAAGGTACTTAGCTTTGGCCTTAACTGCATAATATGTCACAACTTTTGGATTCTTATAGAAGCCTAGAATATAGCCAGGTACAGGTAGTGAAGTCTTTGTCGATGCACATGACGCTTCTGCAGCTGTTCCGCTTGAATCAGGAACAGCAATCGTTGAAATCCCTTCAGTTGTAGGAGCAAAAGTTGTAAAGAACGTCGTGAAATTCATAATCATCGGTACAAGATCAAGATAGCGCTTTGATGAAGCAACTAGCTCACCGCCGTTATAACTGGCATCTTGTGGGATTAGGAAACTAGATAAAGATTGTGGTGAAGGTGTGAACGTCTTTGGAGCTAATTCATAAAGCACTAAAGACTTTGCAAATGCACCGTCGAATGTTGTTTTAAAAATTCCACCACCAAGAGTTTTTGCCGCGGCCATATAGGCTTTCAGTGGTCGATCGTTAATTGGAATTCCTGTCGATTGATTCTCCATAAATAGTTGCTCAGGGTTAACGCAACCAGTGGCAGAACCACCACCACAAATTCCTTGTGTAATAGGTGGGCGGTTTACGATCATCTCAAGATTTCTAATTCTAAGAGCAAGCTCCATTGATTCAATCCACGCACCTGTTCGATCTGCTGCTGCAATAGGAACATCATTTTGTGAAACACCGGCAGCAAAAGCGTAATTCTTTGCGGCCGAAAAGTTATAAGTTGAACGAACCATACAGTTCTTTGCTTTTAAATTAACAAAGGCATCCATTGTTCTTTCAAATTCTTCACTAACATCTGGAATCCCTGCGACGTGAAAGCGAGGAAGACCAGGGATTTGATAAATTGTACAAAGGTTTTCGTTATTACCAGAGCCAAAGTGAAGACAAATAGAGGGAACGTTGTAATGGTCACCCTTAACACCACTACTAAAGTCAGATCCACTTTCATCAAAGCGCTTCAAGGCAAAGTTCATTGTTGTTGTTGAGTTAGCATGAGTGTTCTCATTCGCAAGTTGGCCAAGAACGTAGTACTTAAACATCCACTCTTTATAAGTATTTCTCATCTCCCAATTAAGGTGAGCAATATTTGTTAGTTGTCTAGCTTGAGAAGCGGCTCCCGACCAGGCAGCAGTATCAACTGCATTTTGCAGATTGATCTTGGCCTTTACGAAGAGTCCAACATTCACCACAAATGCGATGAATGAAAAGATTGCCACAAGTGTAACTCCAAAGAAGATACTAATTTGGCCTTTCGTGTTCTTAACTAATTTTTTCGAATGTGAATGTTGTGGTTGTGTCATAATGCCTTATTTTTCCGGTAACTTAATGCTACCGAAAGTGGCATTTATGCGTCAATTGATATGAACACTTTCTATTTCTAGTTAGTTGCACCGAGTTAAGTTGGCATTGAACTTGTAATAGAAATAGGTACCAAGGATATGGTGCCTAATCCCTGGAGTAGAACGTTTGTACAGGCAAGGCTAACCACCTTAACCATGGCCTTTCGGTCATCTTTAAGTACTTGTTTTTGTGAGTACTTATCTCTACCAGGCTTATGGTCTTGTTCGAATCACGGATGAATAAGAACAGGGCCTGGTACCTTTTTTACCTGCTTAATTCTCAGCGACTAAATTGGTAAAATTAAGGAGTCGAAGTATGTTTACTTTGTCGATGCTTAGGAGGGCGATAATTGAAGACATTGAATTCATTTAATCCATTAGAGACGCGTACTTACAAATTTAAGAAAGCGCATATTGAATTCTTCTGTCCTCTTTGTCGCACTCAAAGGGCAGTTGTCACAAACCCTCACATGAATGCAAAAAACTACCTTCAGGTATTCATGCTTACAGTTGCTACAACTGGTGTACTTTATCCATTTATTAGCTTTGCAGGAATCTTTTCTTTCTTTCTATTCTGGGCAGGCTTTGAAGCAGCGCTTAGACTAAACTTCAAAAAAGAAATTCCATGTCCTCACTGTGGCTTTGATGCTGCTTGGTACAAGAAGGATGTGCGTATCGCGAAATCAAAAGTAAAAGAGTTTTGGCAGACTAGAGGTGGCCATGCTCAAATTGCTCCAGAGAATGTTGAGCAAGCTTTTGCAGACATGTATTAAAAAAATTTAGAACCTTCAATTTTTAATGAATATCATTTCAAGCTCTTGACGCAAGTTGTCCTTTTTTTTGTATTTGCATAGCTATTTATGACTTCTCGATAGGGGAAAGTCGTATTATTGTAGTAATGTATTCAGGTAATACTCAACCTTGCGGTTATAGCTGAATTCTTAAGTATTGTTTCAGCTATACGCGAAGAAAATTGGAGGAACAAATGAGTGTAAACAAGGTTATTTTAGTAGGACGTTTAGGACAAGATCCAGAACTTAAGTACACACCATCTGGGATGGCTGTATGTAACTTCTCACTAGCAACAGGTGAGTCTTGGACAGATAAGAACGGACAAAAACAAGAAAGAACTGAATGGCACAGAGTTGTTGTTTGGGGAAAACTTGCTGAATTATGTGGTCAATACCTAGCAAAAGGTCGTCAAGCTTACTTAGAAGGTCAACTTCAAACAAGATCTTGGGAAGACAAAGACGGTAACAAGAGATACACAACAGAAATCAATGCTAGAACAATTCAATTCCTTGGTGGAGCAGCTCCATCTGCTGGTCAAGGTGCTTCAATGGGTCAGTCTAATAACAACAACTCATTTAACCAAGAAATGCCTCAGCACGATGATATGAACCAAGGTTACGATATTTCATCGAACGCTTCATTCACAGCTGATGACATCCCATTCTAGAGATTAATTTAAATTTCTATATATGACTAAGGCCTGCTTTTGTGGGCCTTATTTATTTCTAAATACCTGAATTTTAAAGTAAACATAGAACGACTAAAGAAATCTTAACTTCGTGGCGATAAGTGAGTTGATGAGTCAGTTAAGAT includes:
- a CDS encoding rhodanese-like domain-containing protein; the encoded protein is MDLKYFQMLDFINTRLTNIERNLAKIDEKVDFSVSLQRNHLIRVKNGEFIDDNMILMGLPYNDLSPRKAFDVYEDKDMDYIILDITPKDYEKPVKLEGAIHIPYEELDHRYVEITNKTTPILVISEDGLKSIQACEKLVKKGFFNVNNVSGGYKFWPATQGSVVVKVA
- a CDS encoding HD domain-containing protein, encoding MEVRDPVHGSIHILKEEEPIIRADFFQRLRNIKQLGFSEYIFPGATHTRLIHSIGVMKVGEMAFDRLFKNQIITKEHLRIKETFKLACLLHDIGHAPLSHSTEVVMPKLTDLKIPQEYLLDRDKNSERQATHEDYTIKAIADSSLAHSLKEVERVFGVERKYIADLIRGETSDHDYFKIDGISYFPLLHQLVSSELDCDRMDYLLRDSYFCGVSYGSYDLDWLLDNLEPAIIDGQATLGISERAVITFDDFLLSRYHMFIMVYFHYRAVCLEKLLQRYFKTSPYEYLIPADIEKYIEHDDYHLMKILRHSNNPYAKAIVNNQTPEKIFESFNSSQLATLEKVQAYLESINLEVIRSSSTGRLSKYYAADRPKDKGQYTMKVVRNSKMGGMTEYFDINEATDLFHKFSKSHAINRLHCDMDKLSKENLAEINKIISSN
- a CDS encoding Tad domain-containing protein produces the protein MTQPQHSHSKKLVKNTKGQISIFFGVTLVAIFSFIAFVVNVGLFVKAKINLQNAVDTAAWSGAASQARQLTNIAHLNWEMRNTYKEWMFKYYVLGQLANENTHANSTTTMNFALKRFDESGSDFSSGVKGDHYNVPSICLHFGSGNNENLCTIYQIPGLPRFHVAGIPDVSEEFERTMDAFVNLKAKNCMVRSTYNFSAAKNYAFAAGVSQNDVPIAAADRTGAWIESMELALRIRNLEMIVNRPPITQGICGGGSATGCVNPEQLFMENQSTGIPINDRPLKAYMAAAKTLGGGIFKTTFDGAFAKSLVLYELAPKTFTPSPQSLSSFLIPQDASYNGGELVASSKRYLDLVPMIMNFTTFFTTFAPTTEGISTIAVPDSSGTAAEASCASTKTSLPVPGYILGFYKNPKVVTYYAVKAKAKYLGLLNPFSFLENNGFIDMAAYAAAKPFGGRIGPALVSPTVGKDYAESSSNSARIANASGSRSANFIMGFTTTGDPRTTDDPTDGVKIQGLPLPATSDFFLDAADTTAAIGGIPSNVDVKFTIPNMIYNLNSQTTSESDLPTLAYNPNPSNITGEKAGLFTTKQFVDLRANIPNYTVNQAGVTAQNLIEAFQNVRAPTNYDVLNYLVPTVNSLETDMTADHFPSVRYIDPAAKTIGYFAPLFHSTLLYKDREALTGVLTDYIDTLSDAVIVYRKALDFYATKVRNTSAQDPTAYIEASKAIFDPDVDGDPTTTTVALPIPQCQKQSIASRFTYFILGKDEEAKPDNCETIPLLGAVKTYINTKAQQTQSNLYYITTYRQNNEANPPSPSLNNNSLRTAYAPGKDYGGENNGRSVNPFTSKNKNHRRNAYSTKLISLTSITDTASGYAKNESNYMEFQAGFSPEGETPRSPEDVKATGDVISNPLPRTELQEFGSNLYF
- a CDS encoding single-stranded DNA-binding protein; the protein is MSVNKVILVGRLGQDPELKYTPSGMAVCNFSLATGESWTDKNGQKQERTEWHRVVVWGKLAELCGQYLAKGRQAYLEGQLQTRSWEDKDGNKRYTTEINARTIQFLGGAAPSAGQGASMGQSNNNNSFNQEMPQHDDMNQGYDISSNASFTADDIPF
- a CDS encoding glutaredoxin, which codes for MKLEFFYYTGCPFCHRVMDVIDQLGIKLTYCDIMNDTSALERHINTTGRRTVPCLYIDDKPMFESQDIINWLIANKDKIN
- a CDS encoding histone protein — translated: MAKKKVAKKTAKKATKKVAKKTAKKATKKVAKKATKKAAKKVTKKTTKKAAKKVAKKTAKKATKKVAKKVAKKAAKKATKKVAKKVAKKTAKKATKKVAKKVAKKTAKKATKKVAKKAAKKATKKAAKKVAKKTAKKATKKVAKKVAKKATKKVAKKAAKKTTKKAAPKTAKTVAKKTVKKSADNKGLSREEAIAKYKEKHKDALDSQLADSLKEYELEDKLAVAEQSKLETIEETEDSVGLEAAEDYNEPGPNLQEEYNPDDEQDEKDDLSFGWGYNDAFDSPEEEISTEELDEDERYALGLDSSEEEDEDDFY